A region of the Agrobacterium sp. RAC06 genome:
TTCCTGTGTTTTCAGCTGAGCAAGACTGTCACAGAAAATTATTTTATTTTTCCCGCACCGCCCGTTGACGGATTCCGAGCCAGCACCTACCTTGTGCGAGCTGGTTCGGATCCTGACGACGAACCATGTACGGCCTCGCTATTGAAGGCCGCAGCCAAAGAAGGAGGTCAGCGAAATGCAAGTTGTGTTTCTTGATGCCATCCGATCCTGGCAGCCGACCCCGCGCCTCGTGATGGTGAAACGCCATCCCGACTGCATCTGTCGAATGTGACGCTGCGCAAGCACTGATTCCATTTCATCGACACCTTACACAACGCCGTGCCGCGCGCATGGGCGGGGAATATCGTTATGAAGAAGCAAGTTATCGAATATGCCGGGATCCCGGTTGGCATCACCATACCCGATGGCGACAGGGTCAAGTTCATCGCCGTCAAATATCCGGTCATCGACCTCGACGGCGGTAGCTATCGCAACATCAGCGAACTACAGGCCGCGATTCATGATCACATGGCGAAATCGGCGCCAGAAGATCAGGCCGTGTTCCTGGGCGCGGCCAATTCGCCGGGCGCTTCCAGCGAACGCAAGGTTTTCAACGCCGCCTGACAGAACCCCTCGCGTGCCGCGCCGGGCTCCAGGCCCCGCGGCCCGTAGACATGCCGATCCAAAAAATAGGATGTCAGCCGAAAGGCGGCAGCGAGGCTGTCCGGATCAGCCGCCCGGTTCGTGCCGGGCGTGAGGAAATCCGGCAGCGCCAGCATCTTGTCCGCCCAGGGCGCGCCCGCCTCGCGGCTGACCGCCCTGCCCGACTTCGGCGAGACATAAGCCAGATCATGATGCGTGCCCGTCGCGGCACATTCGGTCAGATCCAGCCCGAAGCCGAGATCATTCAGCAGCCCAAGCTCGAAGCGGACGAAGAGTTCGCCGGCCGTCGCAGGTTCCTCCAGATGATCGAGAATGACATCCAGCGCCTGAAAGAGATGCGGATGGGGATCTCGCTCCGGCAAAAGCCGCAGCAGGGCCCCGAGCGCCTGCACACCGTAGACGGCGGTCGCGCTTTCCATCAACCGGCCCGCACGCAGCATCAGAGGTTCTATGCGAAACTCGCCCAGATGTTCGTCCAGGCGGGCACGCCAGGTGACTTCCAGACGATTGCCGGGCTGCAGCACCGGCTGCATCGTGCGTGAGCGACCAGAGCGCACCATGCCCAGATGCCGGCCGCGGCTGGCCGTCATCACCTCGGCGATGACGCTTGTTTCGCCATGCCGCCGCACCCCGAGAAGGATTGCCTCGTCTGTCCATTGCATGATCAGGTTTTACCGCAGAGGCCGCTTAAGCGCGAGGAATTTCGCGAGCGGTCAGACGTCCGCGAGATAGCGTTGCACCCAGCCGCGCCAATGGGCGATCGCTTCGGGCTTTCCCGGATAGCGTTTTTCTTCATGCAGTTGCACAAGTGACTTCATCGCCTGGAAGAGCACAACCGACATGATCTCGGCCTGTTCCTCGGGCAGGTGCGGGCGCCAGAGCGTAAGGATCTCGGTGATCCGCTTGCGCAGGCTTTCGCGAAGCACGCCCGGGCGCACACCCGGCTGCTCCCATCGGGCATCGAGCAGGCTGAGCGCCAGGCTGCGCTCGGCAGCATGGGCGACGAGCACATCGAGCAGGCGGTCGGCAAGCTGGCTTCCGTCGAGGTCTCCGACCTGCGCCCTGATTCGGTCCAGCGCTGCCTCGACATGCTCGGCATAGCGGGCAACGAGCGCGTCGGCGAGCACATCCTTGTTGGGAAAGAACTGGTAGAGTGAGCCGATCGGTGCCTCGGCTCGAGCAGCGATCTCCGTCATGGTCGCGGCCCTGTAGCCCTGCTCGGCGAAGACGGCGGCACCGGCATCAAGAAGCTTTGCGACCCGGGCAATGCCGCGCTTGCGTTTGGGCTCCTTGGCGGTCGGCGCGGGCGTCGCCTGCGGCGTCGAGGCCGAACTTGACTTTTGCGAGGCCATGCTCATAAAACTCGTTTGTGAGGTCTACCTCATTTATTTGATGAAAACGCGCTTTCGTCCAGCCCTTTCCGGCAAAGGTGTCTCAGACGAAGGACGGAGACAGTCATGTCCTTGGACAAAGAGCATGGGACGCCTACCCAACCCGGCCTGCTGACACCGCTTCCGGTCGCCCTTCGCTGGCTCATTCTCTTCGCCCTGTCCGTTGCGATCTCCGGCGGGCTTTTCCTCGCGCGTATCCCGGGCGCGCTGCTGCTCGGGCCCATGGTCTCGGCCATTCTCGTGGCCACAAACGGCGCACGGCTTTCCGTTCACCGCTACCCCTACATCTTCGCCCATTCGCTGATCGGTTGCATCATCGCCCGCTCGATCGATCTGGGAACGCTGTCGATGGTCGCAGACGACTGGCCGGTCTTTCTGTCCATCGTGCTTGCGATCATCGCGGCGAGCAGCCTGCTCGGCTATTTCATGGCAAAAGCCGAGATCCTTCCGGGCACAACCGCAATCTGGGGGACATCTGCGGGAGCCGCCTCGGCCATGGTGCTGATGGCAGAAGCCCATGGCGGGGATGCGAGGCTGGTCGCCTTCATGCAGTATCTGCGCGTCGCCTTTGTCGCGACCGGCGCCTCGTTGATGGCGGCCTTCGTCTTCAACGTCGAAGGCGGTGCTGCGCAGGCCGTCGTCTGGTTTCCGGAAACCGACTGGCTCGATCTGTCCTTAACGCTGGTTGCTGCCCTTGCGGCGGCGATGGTCGGCGCACGGTTTAGGATACCGGCGGGCACCATGCTCCTGCCGCTGGTTGCAACGACGGTTCTGCATGTCATGGGCTATATCACCCTGCAACTGCCCGAATGGCTGCTGGCGCTGGGTTACGGCGTGATCGGCTGGCGGATCGGCCTGTCCTTCACGCGTCGGATCCTGAGGCATGCGGCAAGCGCCCTGCCCCAGATCGTCGGCTCGATCCTGGTGCTGATGGCGTTCAGCGGCGGGCTTGCCTTCCTGCTCTGGTCGCTGCATGGCATCGACCCGCTGACTGCCTATCTCGCGACGAGTCCAGGCGGGCTCGATTCGATCGCGATTATTGCCGCGACCACGCCGGTCGACATGTCCTTCATCATGGCGCTGCAGACCATGCGGCTGATCGTCATCATCCTGATCGGACCGACGATTTCGGACTTCGTGGCAAGGCGCGTGGCGAAGGGCTGAGCGCCCTTCGCTTGATTGCGCTTAGTCGCGGGGGAATTCGAGGCCCATTTCGCGGAAGCGTTCGGGATCGTTGCCCCAGTTCTCGCGCACCTTCACAAAGAGGAAGAGGTGGACCGGCTGTTCGAGGATCTCGGACATCTCCTTGCGGGAAGCCGTGGAAATCGCCTTGATCGCGTCGCCGTTCTTGCCCAGCACGATCTTCTTCTGGCTGTCGCGCTCGACATAGATAACCTGTTCGATACGAACAGAGCCATCCTTGCGCTCTTCCCAGGTCTCCGTCTCGACATGCGAGGAATAGGGAAGCTCCTGGTGCAGGCGCAGGAACAGCTTCTCGCGGGTGATTTCGGCTGCGAGCTGGCGCATCGGCAGATCGGAAATCTGGTCTTCCGGATAATACCAGGGACCTTCCGGGAAGGTCTCTGCCAGATAGTCCATGATGTCGTCGCAGCCCGACCCGGTCGTGGCCGAGATCATGAAGGTGCGGTCGAACTTGACCGCTTCGTTGGCCTTCTCGGCCAGCGTGAACAGATCTTCGTGGCGCACCCGGTCGATCTTGTTCAGGACCAGGATCTTCGGCTGCGGCACGTCCTTCAGAGCTTCCAGGATCGCCTCGGCATCGCCGCGCAAACCGCGTTCGCTGTCGATCAGGAGCAGGATGATATCGGCATCCTTGGCACCGCCCCAGGCAGAGGTCACCATGGCGCGGTCGAGCTTGCGGCGCGGCTTGAAGATGCCGGGCGTGTCCATGAAGACGATCTGGGCGTTCTTGTGGATCGCGATGCCGCGCATGACGGCACGGGTCGTCTGCACCTTGTGGCTGACGATCGACACCTTGGCGCCGACGAAGCGATTGACCAGCGTCGACTTGCCGGCATTGGTCGGG
Encoded here:
- the recO gene encoding DNA repair protein RecO, whose amino-acid sequence is MQWTDEAILLGVRRHGETSVIAEVMTASRGRHLGMVRSGRSRTMQPVLQPGNRLEVTWRARLDEHLGEFRIEPLMLRAGRLMESATAVYGVQALGALLRLLPERDPHPHLFQALDVILDHLEEPATAGELFVRFELGLLNDLGFGLDLTECAATGTHHDLAYVSPKSGRAVSREAGAPWADKMLALPDFLTPGTNRAADPDSLAAAFRLTSYFLDRHVYGPRGLEPGAAREGFCQAALKTLRSLEAPGELAAPRNTA
- a CDS encoding TetR/AcrR family transcriptional regulator, which codes for MASQKSSSASTPQATPAPTAKEPKRKRGIARVAKLLDAGAAVFAEQGYRAATMTEIAARAEAPIGSLYQFFPNKDVLADALVARYAEHVEAALDRIRAQVGDLDGSQLADRLLDVLVAHAAERSLALSLLDARWEQPGVRPGVLRESLRKRITEILTLWRPHLPEEQAEIMSVVLFQAMKSLVQLHEEKRYPGKPEAIAHWRGWVQRYLADV
- a CDS encoding AbrB family transcriptional regulator; amino-acid sequence: MSLDKEHGTPTQPGLLTPLPVALRWLILFALSVAISGGLFLARIPGALLLGPMVSAILVATNGARLSVHRYPYIFAHSLIGCIIARSIDLGTLSMVADDWPVFLSIVLAIIAASSLLGYFMAKAEILPGTTAIWGTSAGAASAMVLMAEAHGGDARLVAFMQYLRVAFVATGASLMAAFVFNVEGGAAQAVVWFPETDWLDLSLTLVAALAAAMVGARFRIPAGTMLLPLVATTVLHVMGYITLQLPEWLLALGYGVIGWRIGLSFTRRILRHAASALPQIVGSILVLMAFSGGLAFLLWSLHGIDPLTAYLATSPGGLDSIAIIAATTPVDMSFIMALQTMRLIVIILIGPTISDFVARRVAKG
- the era gene encoding GTPase Era, whose amino-acid sequence is MDDMTDTETHDGGEATVNTPTRSGFVALIGPTNAGKSTLVNRFVGAKVSIVSHKVQTTRAVMRGIAIHKNAQIVFMDTPGIFKPRRKLDRAMVTSAWGGAKDADIILLLIDSERGLRGDAEAILEALKDVPQPKILVLNKIDRVRHEDLFTLAEKANEAVKFDRTFMISATTGSGCDDIMDYLAETFPEGPWYYPEDQISDLPMRQLAAEITREKLFLRLHQELPYSSHVETETWEERKDGSVRIEQVIYVERDSQKKIVLGKNGDAIKAISTASRKEMSEILEQPVHLFLFVKVRENWGNDPERFREMGLEFPRD